The sequence below is a genomic window from Macaca fascicularis isolate 582-1 chromosome 3, T2T-MFA8v1.1.
tttagctttcattttttataaatctttttctttctcttgtttaattGCATAGGTCAGTAACTCCAAAACATTGTCAAAATCATAACGACAATGTGCactgtttgtttgggttttttttcctgaatttacaggaaaaaacaataaacattttatcagcTTTCAGCAGAGATGCCATACACTTTCTGTACTTCCCAATCCTGAGTTTTCGTCGCTGTCACTCTTTGTCCAATACCTTCAGTCCTGAAAATTCCTTCCCTTTgtttaaagataaaaaacaaagttGTTCATCCAttgcttttaaaggaaaaactgtAGTGGAGGGCAGGGCTAAAAAGGAGCAGGTTGAACTCCACAGCAATCGCCAAAGCAAGGGGTTAGAAAAAGTTTCTTGGTCCTCTAGTCACTCTTTAGAAGGAAGAACCCGAGCTTGGGGAGGAGTCGGGGCCACCCCCGCCCCCTGCCCGGAGTCGTTGCCACCCGCGGAGATGAAATGTGAGCCTGGGTGGCCAAGGACGCCGGAGTGGCAGCCTTCCCCGCGCCTGAGCGCAGTGGGGCGAGACAAAGAGACCTGGGCCCCCAGCGCAGCCCGTCTCGGGCCACGCGCGCCCCAGCTCCGCAGAGTCCCGCACTCGCTGGCCCGGGACGCGCCCGGCCCGGGCTCCCTTGGAAGGCTCCCTAGGCAATGGCCGGGTCTCCGCTCCACCCGGCTCTCAGGAGCGCTGCTCTCTCCATCTGATCGTCCTCCATCCTACCCATTCCCTCCGGTTCCGGGCTCTCCCTTCGCTCCAAGCCTATCTCTGGCGCGCAACCTCAGGTCACCGGCTTGGATGGACGCTCCAAGGCTGCCCGTGCGTCCAGGGGTCTTGCTTCCGAAGTTGGTCCTGCTCTTTGTCTACGCAGGTCAGTGACAGAGGGCGGCGGAGAGGGTCAGAGGCTCGGGGCAGGGCTTGGGTCACGATCCGGGCCAAGTTGGGTTGAGCTGGACGGACTGGGACCTTTGCAGAAGGACCTTTGCAGACGCCTCTGCCTTTTCTGCGAAGCGATGGCAGAAACCCGCGCGCTTCCACCCTCACgcggtttttgttttgttccttttactttttgtatttcttttctttccctttccaccTTGGAAATAGCAGTCTCCTGTTTAGGGGATTTGACTCTGGATAGAGTAAACTACATCCAAATAAACTTATCTGGATAGGGTAGGCAGTGGACTCTCCACCTTCTGCTTTCTTAATATTCCTGGTTTTCCCTCTTACgaataaaaaaaaacttagagctttgtttttgttctttgggAGATTTACAAGTGCAGTAGACTGAGCTATAGGATTGAAGTCAAACACAGGTTTTTGAGAAGCTTGAATTCACCCAGGGTCTAATCTGTGTTAGTTGATTTGGTATACACTTGTTTATAAGAGAAGGACATCTCATTTCCCTTCTAATTATTTGTAGTAAGAACTGCTAATAATTAAGCAAAGTGAGTTTTCTTGTTCTGTGATTAATATGGAGCCCCAAATGGCCTTTCATTGGTTATTCAGGTATAAAGTGTCTTACACATGTGGTCTTTGCATTCGTTCATATTCACAAAACAATGCAAGCTAAAAGCAAAGTTCTTTGTACAATGTTTTTGTGTCTCTAACGTCCTGTGACAAAAATCGCAGGCTCATCCATGAGCCTCCAATACTAAATGTATACATAGCACTGAAGTTTACCTTTGATACTCAAAAATATATTGCAACTGAAACGATTTTCTTCAACGTTGGACCTGAGCATTAAAAGaattgaatttctcattcaacCTTGCTAGAAAAGAGTCACCATAACTTCTGTGGacattttcagtttgtttattgAAATGCAAATTAGTGGCTGTCTAGGAGTTACCCTTTTAAAGATGTTTATGGCAGGAAAAAACGCTGACTTTCTAATATGGAAATTCATAAAAGTAGGATAAGTTCTTTCTATTAAATGAAGAGAATTTCTATTTAATCTGTttacaacatttatttcttttattaaacttATATAAGGTTTTCAGAATTGGAGGGATTAACAGAGTCAATTGCATTAATACTCGTTTTCTATTGAAAAAATCTCTTTATTAGTTCTTTCAAAG
It includes:
- the CYYR1 gene encoding cysteine and tyrosine-rich protein 1 isoform X3: MKCEPGWPRTPEWQPSPRLSAVGRDKETWAPSAARLGPRAPQLRRVPHSLARDAPGPGSLGRLPRQWPGLRSTRLSGALLSPSDRPPSYPFPPVPGSPFAPSLSLARNLRSPAWMDAPRLPVRPGVLLPKLVLLFVYADDCLAQCGKDCKSYCCDGTTPYCCSYYAYIGNILSLYRKHSTGIWFRRGPQEASTHGKRQMRSRHITWGTAIAGIVFGIVFIMGVIAGIAICICMCMKNHRATRVGILRTTHVNTVSSYPGSRVWSSPASKGLRAH
- the CYYR1 gene encoding cysteine and tyrosine-rich protein 1 isoform X5, translated to MKCEPGWPRTPEWQPSPRLSAVGRDKETWAPSAARLGPRAPQLRRVPHSLARDAPGPGSLGRLPRQWPGLRSTRLSGALLSPSDRPPSYPFPPVPGSPFAPSLSLARNLRSPAWMDAPRLPVRPGVLLPKLVLLFVYADDCLAQCGKDCKSYCCDGTTPYCCSYYAYIGNILSGTAIAGIVFGIVFIMGVIAGIAICICMCMKNHRATRVGILRTTHVNTVSSYPAPPPYGYNHEMEYCADLPPPYSATPQGSAQRSPPPPYPGNPRK
- the CYYR1 gene encoding cysteine and tyrosine-rich protein 1 isoform X4 yields the protein MKCEPGWPRTPEWQPSPRLSAVGRDKETWAPSAARLGPRAPQLRRVPHSLARDAPGPGSLGRLPRQWPGLRSTRLSGALLSPSDRPPSYPFPPVPGSPFAPSLSLARNLRSPAWMDAPRLPVRPGVLLPKLVLLFVYADDCLAQCGKDCKSYCCDGTTPYCCSYYAYIGNILSGTAIAGIVFGIVFIMGVIAGIAICICMCMKNHRATRVGILRTTHVNTVSSYPAAPPPYGYNHEMEYCADLPPPYSATPQGSAQRSPPPPYPGNPRK
- the CYYR1 gene encoding cysteine and tyrosine-rich protein 1 isoform X6 gives rise to the protein MKCEPGWPRTPEWQPSPRLSAVGRDKETWAPSAARLGPRAPQLRRVPHSLARDAPGPGSLGRLPRQWPGLRSTRLSGALLSPSDRPPSYPFPPVPGSPFAPSLSLARNLRSPAWMDAPRLPVRPGVLLPKLVLLFVYADDCLAQCGKDCKSYCCDGTTPYCCSYYAYIGNILSGTAIAGIVFGIVFIMGVIAGIAICICMCMKNHRATRVGILRTTHVNTVSSYPGSRVWSSPASKGLRAH